GGGGAAATACCCTTGTAGCTATAAAATCTGCTGTATCCCAGATCATGAAAGAAAATAGTTTTGCACAGGTATCTAAAACAGGATCCAACATAGATCAGATTTGAAACATTGAAAGTCagaatatatatacatatagttACCAAGGAATGTATACATCCAATATAACGAGCTAATCATCACCACACTTGTCAGTTCATAAGAGGGCACATTTCGAAACATCATCCAATATTACAGAAGTATTGAATCACAGCTGCACAGGAAATCGATACATAAATGAAATATCAGCATAAGTTCTTTCGATGATCCAGAAAAAAAGTCCAACTATTGTGATGAACTTTTCCGTACAAATTCATTAATTGCAGTATCGGAATGCACATTGAATTGGGGCCAGGCAACTTCTCAGTGGAAATTCTGGCAGCTCCATCTGGCAATAGCTAATGCAACTTGTTGATACATCGCTTGGTGATGTTGCTTCATTGCAATGTTCTGTGCTAATAATTAATCAGTTGTTTAATTTCAAGTTAGATAAATGTGAAcaaatgtttaatccaattttaaTGGATAGTGATATTATTGCACGTCTGTAATTAAGGACAATTGTTTCTTTTCAGTCTGTAATCACACTTGATTTAGCATGCAATTGAGTATGTCTACACAAGAACACATAACAGAAACATTCAAgtgtttattttttattcattatTTCAGAAGCGATTCTTCAACACAGATACAATCTCCGAGTTCAGAGTAGGAATATGAAAATGCCCAAGTCAGGTTTAATTTCTGACATCTATACTGATCCACTGATTACCATGACACACCCTGACCAGGATGATGTAACAGCAAAAAATAATAGTCAAGGTCGGGAAGTTGCGATCCATGAATTATTGAAAAGACGCAACAGTGATACTGAAAAGAGCAACATCAGCGTCGTGTATGGTGCTGCAGGGTCTGGGAAAACCACCCTAATACAGAAGATAATCCACGACTGGGCCATGGGAATTATATATGAAGAGTTCAGATTCGTCCTTCATTTTAAAGTTCAGAATTTAAATGCAATAAAAGGTAGAACAACGTTAAGTAGATTGATAGCTGACACATATCCTTACTTGGAAGATTATCAGGATGATTTGTGGAAAGAACCCAAAAACTTATTATTTATATTTGATGATTTGAATCACTTGGATCGATCCATCAGTTTCTCTGATGATGAAAGAAACAGCGATCCGCGACACCGATGTACCGGACCAGAGTCTATTTGTTTCGTACACGACATCTTGCGCTGCCTCCTACAGGGAGAGCTTCTGAAAGGCTGCTCAGTGCTGATCACAGCCCGGATTTGGGAGAACGAGGCACTGCGTCATGTAACAGCAGATTCAACTTTCCAAGTCTTGGGTTTCACTTCTGAGAAAGTAAACGAATATTTTTCCCATTATCTTCACAACAGACAGTACATGAATGAAGTTGTTCAATTGATTGAGAAGAATGAGATATTGCAGAACATGTCTAGTAACCCTCTATTCTGCTACGTCCTCGCTTCCCAACCACAAAGGGAACAGTCAACAATGCCCATCATAAACAATACCAAGGTGCTCTTTGACTACTTCGTACTCCTTCTCAGAGCTTGCGGATATGACGACAAGACAACTCTGAAGTGCTTACTCAAAGTCGGCGAATTAGCCTACAAAGGAATTACACTTAACACACTTTCGTTTGAAGCTGGCGCATTGAGTGAACAGAATTTCTGTCCTCCAGAGTTTATATCTGCTTTTATGATCCAGGATTCAGACAAAGCGAATCGTGGTCTTTATAAATTCGCGGACTCTGTTGTACGAGACTTCCTTGCTGCACTTGCGAAAATTCTAAATACTCCGAAAGCTCAACTGAAAGGGTTACTCGATGACCAATTTACGGACACTACCGGCAGGTTCAGGAAATTTTCACTTTTTCTTGTAGGCCTGTCTTCGCAGACATCAATTGACCACCTAAAGTTTCAACTGGGCTTAGTCTGTTCTGAAGTTACTTCGTGTACCTCCGAATGGTTCAGGGAAAGTGTCAAAAGACGCCTAAAAAACACTGAGCAACGCAAGGTTTTACACATATTGTACTCCTTGCTTGAATTTGGAGACAATCAAGTATTGGAAGACGTGCTTGCTCCCACTACaacaattaaattaaatcaaCTCCTTCTCACATCTCCCGACTTCACAGTTTTATCCAGAACTTTAATCCATTCTGAACTGATCGAGGAGTTGGATCTCAGTTCATGTCTTGCACATCCAGAAGAAATTCAGAAACTGGAACTCTTGCTGCACAGATGTGTAATTCTGAGGTAATTTATCAAACACCCTTTTAATATTTTCCTTCAATGACATTTGCATCTGCATGGTGAATAGCGCAGCTCTATGTTAGGTGACAAATATTTTGTCATGAAATTGATTGCTGCGCACAGTAGCACATCAGCAAGGAATGGTATCCATTTCATCACTTTATGAAGTTCTTTACCCCAAGCTACCTGATGTCTTCCGGAGTGTATGTATCTTGTAGCTGAGTTCGTTCGTGCTTGAAACCGGAAGTTCGTATTAGTTTGAAATAAGATTCCGGTAAATAAATGGCGTTCTGATGCAAATGCCAGAATTTGTCGGCATTCGGTTGTACGTTATTCAACCTCATAACTTTCAACCGGTTGCTAGCATTGGTTTTTAATGGCATGTTCCCAGAATTCTGCGACATGAATTGCCTTAATACACTTTGGTACAAGGTACGATTATAGCCTACCTGCGTACATCGTGATCATTAAAGTTAATTTTAAGTTCAGAAATTAAGCTCAAAGGGAACATTGATAGTTGTTAAATTAATTTTGAATTACCTTTACTGCATCATGTGGGAAATAAGCAGATCGAATTATTACACTATTGTTTTGGGTTTTCTGAATCGGGATCAATTAATTACTCGTGTTTATATTGGATACTTAGATTGAATCACAATAAACTACAAGACTCTGGAGTGAAGGACGTCTTCAAAACTTTGGAAAAAACTGACTGCAAAATACAAACTTTGGAGTGAGTAATGGTTTAAAATGCCGACCGCCACCATTGTATTAGATTTCTGATTATTGTGACAACTGATGGCAAACACTCTACTGTATGCATCGGCAGACTAGAGAATGCTGAGGTTATAATCGCAGCAACACTCAAGCTTCTGCAAAAATTAGTAGGCCAGACAGTATCTCTCTCAGGAAAGATTCTGGTTGCGACCATGCATTCAGAATGAGAGTGTTGATTGAAGATGTTCGAGCCCTGATGGAGAGAGTTAGATGAGTGGCAAGCCTGAAATATCACAGGTGGAAATCGGGATGGTTATTGATAAGGTGGATACATCGAATTGACAGAGGGATCAAACCTCACAAACAGATGAAAAAAGATGCCAAGTGCAAATAGACAAGAAGTGAAGGAAAGGGGGGAGATGAAGCTGGCTGGGCTAAAGTGAGATTGCAGACAGAAGTAGAATTTATAGATGATGTGGATACAAAGAGACTGTCAACTGGGGGAACGGATGTCTAAAACAGATGCAACCACAGATAATTGGACAAGCGAGTTGATATCTTCCCTCTCCTCTCATTGTCCAAGCCTAGTGTTTCAGTCTGAAATATCACCTTTGTTTAAATGCTGCCTAGTTCGTAGACATCCTCAGAAGTTAGCTAGTTGTTCCATTATATCTGTGTATTTAGATAAAATATACGCTGATAAATTATAGATTTGAATGAGCGAAAATATGAAGATATTCAGACGTCATCTGCATGTGTATgaggctttgtgtgtgtgtgtgtgtgtgtgtgtgtgtgtagatgttTGCTGagattttaatcctattttgctGTCCATACAGGCTGAAATCCAACCATCTTACAGATGATTGCCTAGGAGCACTTTTCTCTGCTCTGCGTACAAATCGTTCGCTAACGCTGCTGAACCTGAATAATTCCCATCAGGATGGGCAACATGACAATCAATTTACTCCTGAAAGACTGAAACATCATGTGGATAATTACGATAATCAGCAGAAAGAAATCAGGTGCGTTTGTCTTTGTTCATGTACGTTAATCAAATACAATTTggaaagaaaattaaaaagaacCCACTGTGTTTATTGTCTTTTAATATAACGTGTTAATCACGTTAAAATAGTAGCACTCAGCAGAAAGTAATCAAGTGCATTTACCTTTTTTTATATAATTAATTAAACATAGCTGGgaaggaaaattttaaaaattaaaaaaaaacacaaaaacacgACATTTAttgaaaggtccaatttaatgtcaggaaaatgtatacaatatacatcctgatatGGTTTTCTGTCGCAAACATCcaagaaaacagagaagtgccctaaAGAATGGATGACAGTTAAAGATAAGAACTTCAGCTCCCCTCCCTACAGCGCGTAAGTGGCGACAAGCCACAATTTCCCATCCCCTCACCGGGAGAAAAAGCGTATCAGCACCCGCTACAAAGCGCTCAAACATGAGCAAGGCAATaggaaagacacagacttgcatttACCCCAAGGACTTCGGgattcacccagtaatttgatATACTGCaggttctctccctctctctaataAAGGAGAAAGTGATGACCCCATTTTCCCAGCCAGCGGGGAGACATAACTATCAACCCGGTGGGTTACGATGTTAAAGGTCCGTTATGTCGCTTTTTCTGAGccctgtgcctgaagatcgcaaagatcctGGATCTCTAGGCACACAGCAGATATCCAAACACCCCCGACAACACACGGGTCTGCTgtcgtgacaccgaccctcgatcctcCCATCTCCAGGGCCCTGAGATCTTCGGATTCCAAATACGAGCCAATCTTTCAGGCCGAGTTCTTGATGTGCCGGACAACAACAGCAGGTCTTGAAACCCCGAGTATGgttcccattcccgcaaagaaccgaagtcagcgccTAACGCTAAGTCACGGTCTTGCGAAGATCCCTGAAAGGGAAAGATACAGATATTAAAGTTGGAAAAATGTTTCCGAAtagtgcaagcaaaggagtcattgTTTAGCGCCATCAGAACTTCGCTCCGCCTCCGTCATTTAAGATaaaatattaattattttaaaatatggcATAAAAATTCTTCCAGGGTCTCAATATAAAAGTGTAATTTTTAAGGAAAAATAATTTCAATAATCATATCCAAACAATATCCAGTATCTACTCCCTTTGAATTCTAATTATATTTCTTTTTAACAGATGGCAACGCGATGAACATGATGTACTGGACACTACACCAAACCTTCTTAACTTAATAACTGACTGAACGTCAAAAATGTTAACTTTATTTACATGAATACAAGACATTTCGTGTAATGTAATTCAAAGTAATTTGATGTGAACGATTCAGTCTAGTGCAGTTTGAAAATAATGCCAGAGTGTTTGATATCGTCAAcgaactgaaaaaaaaatacatGCAGTACATCAGAAATATTTGCTTGTTGCTTGATCTCAATTATATCCTCAATTAGTTTCCAACTCTGctgtatacatattaattaacAGCAGTGGGTAGAACCATGGTGTACGAACATAGACTATTCCACTTCGCCGACATGGAGGCAGACACCGCTGGGAcacatgtgagtgcccatggctaccaaCTCAATTTCTAATGTAACCCCCAgtaagcctcaggctcgctcagctcgcttcTGTCCCGCCAAACTGGGAAATCAGATTGTGTCGATGCTGGGTCATGTCCCCAACacaccaaataacagacagtacaccatatgacatgaaatgagttcactttatagatcttactggaactatgtacttaatagagaaAATTTAATAGAAAAGttaaaggcgccaaacttatcaaagtacaaaccgctttgtgcacaaccgttggagctcaattactgatgtcttctggccaccattcgattccCTCAGACCTCATTGACTCGttgctcaggaccacccgaagtgatcaaccaagcaccctCGGCATGtctgtcttcgtctcctctcctcgccgaaAAACCTGGCGGCGGAGCCCCTGCTCGGGGTCTGTTACGTCGCCCAGCTTATagcatcgcatcctctctctctctcaccccctcgctccgactccccaaaagcccgccaacaactgattacagacccagaagagagaataacatctatcacaattggttaacaaatgaatacaattctcgttatcagtaattttaacccaaacaaagcTACGAGAGAAAGCACTCCCTCTCCAGTTATcctaacaaagaagcattcttacttttaacaaaacaaaaagccattttgattaacatacgcgaTAACATAAAGAAGAAGCCCCCTTACGCTCTCCTCCTCACCAACAAAAGTCACGTCCTCATGACTGCTAAATAActcgccaacccttcctgcagaAACAAAAGCCCAATCCAGTTACAAACAGTGACACTGCTCCCCAAACAGTAGACCTCTACATAGGTCAACTTATCTGGGACTTTCCTAAccctctgagacctccgtaccccctcaccccctcacctaaaccctccAAGCTCAGACACAACTGGAGATCCCTTGGGTCCGcttgccaactcctctctcaatctctcactcATGTGCCCACTGTAAATTGTGCCCCCTGTCATGTGTCCCGGGCCCCGCTGTAACCCAGACTGCCCACAGCTAGCCcaccccgctacacctgactccgtGGGAGAAGGGTCaaaagtctcttcctcaatcaagggGAAGTTagaaaaaggcagcatgtaccacacatccttCGATTCcgcattcttcctcatttctccgATCGGTATCGGACTTTCTCCAAACTGAAACACATGGCCTGGACTGCTCCTGAagcctcttcagcctcctgcaattGAGACGTCAGCTTCTTCACTGGCTCCTCCAACTCTCGCAACAGCCTCAGCAGATTTGACTCACGCTTCCTGGCCATCTCAATCTGGGGCTCAGTTACTCCACCATCTTGTTGCACCCTGACCTGAAAAGCAGCCGTTAGAGATTGGCCAGCCTCCAGTTAAGTGTTCACTGAACTTATCTCCagcttttctttcctaatgacttctTCTAGgtcaacttccaggttttcccctTCATTAATTCACTACATAAATTGACTGGTTCGCCCTGTTAAGGTCCTGGTCGGCGGGTTTGTCTGAGAGTTTTTGCTGGGTCTTTGTAAGGGAGAGGTCAGTACTCCAGACTACTACATCACCTATCTGcgagtttgatggtgaggttgggatgtGGGCGGAGAGAATGAAGAACAGACCGTTCGGAAGAAGTGAGGTCGGATTTGAAGTGAGGAGTGTTGATGTCGAGACGGTTGATCCCCCGTCGCCAGTTATTGAGGTCAGAAAAACAGGAGGAGTAATCCAGGAAGAGGTGGAAGATTGAAAACGGAAGATGGTGTCATAATTGTGGGTGGAATGTCCTTGCCAGAGAAATAGACTCGGAGAGACAGGTGGCGGAAGAAAGTATCAGCGTCGCGGCAGGCGCGAAACTCACTGAAGTATTGGCGCAGCGGGACAAAGGTCAAACTTTACTAAGGACCTGCCTTTCTGCCTCAGAAAAGGGAAGGTGTTGATGAAAAACGGTGAATGTCTGTAAGGTCTCTAAAATGATCTTATCGTCTCTCGCTTTGCTTGATCACGTTGTCACTTGCTGGGGCTAATCACCGGTCGGTTGTGATTTTTCTCTCTTATCTACCGGTGCGCGAGACTCACTTTGCAAATGAGCATTAAATGATGGAGATGCAATAACATTTAACCTCCAAATGAACTATTACCCAATTTTCTCCAGCTGAAATGAGATATAAACCAGTTCATTCTTCTGTTAGGTGTCATGACGGTCATTTAGCCTCGGGGAACAGAAAGCAAACGATAGAAGCGAACAAGTTTATTAGTATTGCACTTTTCAAACAGAAGGCGGTTCAATGTGCTTTATGTAGAATAAGATTTTaaatcaaacatcaaatttcTGATAATATATAAGAGAAATAGATACAAAATAGATATGATAAATAGAAGTTACAGTGCAGTAGATTTTAATTATCAGCTACTGCCAAAGGAAAAGTTTTAATCCTTGATTTAAAAGAGATTAACGTTGGGGCTGAACAGATCCTCTGGAAGGTTATTCCAGATACGTGGGCAGAATATCTAAAAGTTATTGCATATTTAATTTAACTCTGGGGACAGTAAGTAGACGATCTGATTTCTCAGGAGGTTTCATAATGCAGCAAGAGATCATAGTCATATTTTGGCCCGGGTCCATTCTGTGCTTTATAAACCAATAGTAATATTTTAAAGTGAATGCTGTGATGCGAGTGTAGTGGTGTTCTTCTTTCTGATTCTTTGTGAGGATTCTGGCGGCAGGGTTCTGAATGAGCTGCAGATGTCCGGGGAATTTTTTCAGCGACCTGTAAAAACGCTATTACAGTAGTCAAGCCGACTAAAAGTAAATGCATGGATTGATGAGTTTTACTAGATCTTGCTGAGACATAAGTCCTACAATTCACACTATATTTTAAGATGGCCGTATGGTGACTGTGTAATTTTGTTAATGTGGCAATTAAAATTCACATCGGAGTACATCACAACATCAATGCTTCTTGCTTAGTCTGTGATCTCTAACGACAGGAATTCACAGTGAGCACTGACGTATAATCCGTTTATTTTCGTTACTTCAGATTCATATTTGTTTAACTGTTGGGAAATGCTGGCTCATCCAATCAGTGATTGGCTGAATACAAAATTTTCAACGATTGTATGAATTCATAGTCACTTGATGACACGGTTATATAAATCTGAGTGTCACCCTCTAAATTAGATCTGTTATTTCTCTGTCTACTATAACTTAAGGTAGAGGGAACATGCATATGTTAAACAGAATCAGCCCTAATGTGGGCCCTTGAGGCACTCCACATGTCATTTTTGTTCAGTCACATATGCTGCTATCAATCAATACCAAGTAGTCCCTGTCCTGTAAAAATGATTTAAACAGCTTTTGGACTGTACCGGAAAGTGCCAACCAGATTTCCGGGCGATCCAGTGAAACCAAAACTGAAGTTAAATTCATCGTCATGGTTTGAGGGAATTTCATTTTAAATCTTAAAGAGAACAGACTCAGTGCTGTGGTGCTGTCGAAATCCAGACTGGAAAGCATCCATACAGTTGCGACATGCCAAATAAAACTACTAAGTTGCTGATAAACAAACTTTTCAATGCTTTTACTTAAACATGGTAAGTTTTATATAGGGCTGTGGTTATTAATTACTGAAGCAGCTAATTTGTTCCTTTTATTACCAAAAAAAGGCTTAATAACTGCAGTTTACGGGGATTTGTAGAAGCAGACTAACAAAAGGCAAGTGTTGCCCATTTGCAAAATGTCTGTCGCCATGCAACTAAAAACGTTTAAAAAAAGTTTGTCCGTAAAATTTCAAGGGAAATGGAGGTGAACTGTAGTGTTTGACAGCAGTTAAACTGAATGTTGATAATTGTCAACTTCGTGTGATTTTAAATCCCACTGCATTCTGTGAattaaaaatgaacaaaaacaaaaatgaatTCTGATAGAAATGGCCGAAAGTCAAGAAACTATACACCGATTTACCCACATGGAAATATGCTTCGTTGTCTGTACTTGTTTTGCCACGgaataaaatagattcaacaaaCTTGCAgatttcctgatttatttctaAATTACTACTCAACCGGTTGGCAATATGCCACGGCCGTTGATTCATTTACACCAAGGTGCTGAAAAAAAGTCCTGACTGTATTCAAGAAATCAAGTGTTTCTAAAGCTGCTCTGTTGCTGACCGAATAATGAATGACCAGTGTGATTATATCTGTTTTGTTGGTTGGAAAGATCGTTCATATTAGTCGAGGTCACTCAAAATCCCAGAAGACATATTTTTGATCAAAGTATTTCTATTAACAAAGAAAAGTAGCAGAACGTATGTTATAATGCAACCAACCGCTTTATACCAGTTACAAAAGAAACCCCCACCCCTCAATTCACAAGAACAAATAAAACCAGCCAGACCAGTCAAATAGATACAAAGGTCTTGTGTACATATAAAGATAGAGCAGATTGCACATTCAAATaagttttccagcatctatatTTCTGACAATGCTTAAAAAAGGTTGCCAAGTGGTGTTAAATCATGCTGCCCACTGACCGAAAGGCGGATCTTCTCAAATTTTACAAAGTACATGATATATTTGATCCAATGTCCATATCGTGGAGGGAATGATTCTTTCCATTTGCACAAGCAGAGCCTTCTGGcaagaaataaacaaaaaaagcGATGAGATCGGTTTGGAATTTACTGAGTTTAACCTTCTGAGAAAGCACTCCAAATAGTGCTATTGACCAAGGTGGTGCAATTAATTGTCCAAAAATTTTTTGAAAAAGTTTCAAAGATCAAACCCCAGTAATTTATTAGTTTTGGacctgaccaaaacatatggCAGATTGTAGACGGGAAATATTTACTTCTGTCAGACATTGGGTCAAGATCTTTATTAACCTTAGCCAATCTAACTTCAGACCAATGTCAACAGTGCACAAATTTAAACTAAACAACAACATGTCTAAGACACACAGAGGATGAATAAATTCTGTAGATTGTTTTATTTTTGCCATATGTCATATTGAACTTGTTCCTCAATATCCTCTTCCGATTTATGTTTTAATGAATACAAATTTCCAGGATTAACTACTTTAAGTAGCTCATAGATTTTGCTTCCAGATTGTTTCACGTCAATTTTGCACTTAAGGACTGAATCTAAGAGCGATGAAGGGGAACAATAGAGAACGCACTCAAGATGAGAGGCTATAAAGCTTCTGAGTTGTAAATATCTATAGAAATGTGAACTAGGGATCACAGATTTCTCAACTCGCTATTCAAAAGAGGCAAAATTGCCGGCAGTGTAGA
This genomic window from Hypanus sabinus isolate sHypSab1 unplaced genomic scaffold, sHypSab1.hap1 scaffold_196, whole genome shotgun sequence contains:
- the LOC132387535 gene encoding NACHT, LRR and PYD domains-containing protein 3-like isoform X1; amino-acid sequence: MQNWADQCHMEFKPDKCEVVNLDISRMTKSKHSFLLKFVLLMLLVGPVARPPTKPQPVDDEQEVDVTDPGEGAEVHNRELSLVFQTNVGQDSSNETYSHLRETVEAGDVNMDERYKGVSNIVGKTTGGSVSRRMIEDRMLTAPKNELDASERTEWSALAMAESPAMFDVEDRKKKHNRNRRREFASDNFGAGYGKKSDIVHSTSFRKEISGDSKTDKGRTLMLLDREGEASGAKKTAVEAQLWQYIGIPISFAIVLAACAWTRRCYERLQHKRHGDNSIERDNLLSNNDEEQHLTAEDRADQIRQILASITDLQLYRVTEKHHEQLETEIKDDVENIHQSLLREGYRRELNLEEIMLTGGNQGLAESRLLLKSILHGSIRECRMFWNKLTTTQVNLQYLITLLKQDVEEEAILQHRYNLRVQSRNMKMPKSGLISDIYTDPLITMTHPDQDDVTAKNNSQGREVAIHELLKRRNSDTEKSNISVVYGAAGSGKTTLIQKIIHDWAMGIIYEEFRFVLHFKVQNLNAIKGRTTLSRLIADTYPYLEDYQDDLWKEPKNLLFIFDDLNHLDRSISFSDDERNSDPRHRCTGPESICFVHDILRCLLQGELLKGCSVLITARIWENEALRHVTADSTFQVLGFTSEKVNEYFSHYLHNRQYMNEVVQLIEKNEILQNMSSNPLFCYVLASQPQREQSTMPIINNTKVLFDYFVLLLRACGYDDKTTLKCLLKVGELAYKGITLNTLSFEAGALSEQNFCPPEFISAFMIQDSDKANRGLYKFADSVVRDFLAALAKILNTPKAQLKGLLDDQFTDTTGRFRKFSLFLVGLSSQTSIDHLKFQLGLVCSEVTSCTSEWFRESVKRRLKNTEQRKVLHILYSLLEFGDNQVLEDVLAPTTTIKLNQLLLTSPDFTVLSRTLIHSELIEELDLSSCLAHPEEIQKLELLLHRCVILRLNHNKLQDSGVKDVFKTLEKTDCKIQTLELKSNHLTDDCLGALFSALRTNRSLTLLNLNNSHQDGQHDNQFTPERLKHHVDNYDNQQKEIRWQRDEHDVLDTTPNLLNLITD
- the LOC132387535 gene encoding NACHT, LRR and PYD domains-containing protein 3-like isoform X4, with protein sequence MRDISRMTKSKHSFLLKFVLLMLLVGPVARPPTKPQPVDDEQEVDVTDPGEGAEVHNRELSLVFQTNVGQDSSNETYSHLRETVEAGDVNMDERYKGVSNIVGKTTGGSVSRRMIEDRMLTAPKNELDASERTEWSALAMAESPAMFDVEDRKKKHNRNRRREFASDNFGAGYGKKSDIVHSTSFRKEISGDSKTDKGRTLMLLDREGEASGAKKTAVEAQLWQYIGIPISFAIVLAACAWTRRCYERLQHKRHGDNSIERDNLLSNNDEEQHLTAEDRADQIRQILASITDLQLYRVTEKHHEQLETEIKDDVENIHQSLLREGYRRELNLEEIMLTGGNQGLAESRLLLKSILHGSIRECRMFWNKLTTTQVNLQYLITLLKQDVEEEAILQHRYNLRVQSRNMKMPKSGLISDIYTDPLITMTHPDQDDVTAKNNSQGREVAIHELLKRRNSDTEKSNISVVYGAAGSGKTTLIQKIIHDWAMGIIYEEFRFVLHFKVQNLNAIKGRTTLSRLIADTYPYLEDYQDDLWKEPKNLLFIFDDLNHLDRSISFSDDERNSDPRHRCTGPESICFVHDILRCLLQGELLKGCSVLITARIWENEALRHVTADSTFQVLGFTSEKVNEYFSHYLHNRQYMNEVVQLIEKNEILQNMSSNPLFCYVLASQPQREQSTMPIINNTKVLFDYFVLLLRACGYDDKTTLKCLLKVGELAYKGITLNTLSFEAGALSEQNFCPPEFISAFMIQDSDKANRGLYKFADSVVRDFLAALAKILNTPKAQLKGLLDDQFTDTTGRFRKFSLFLVGLSSQTSIDHLKFQLGLVCSEVTSCTSEWFRESVKRRLKNTEQRKVLHILYSLLEFGDNQVLEDVLAPTTTIKLNQLLLTSPDFTVLSRTLIHSELIEELDLSSCLAHPEEIQKLELLLHRCVILRLNHNKLQDSGVKDVFKTLEKTDCKIQTLELKSNHLTDDCLGALFSALRTNRSLTLLNLNNSHQDGQHDNQFTPERLKHHVDNYDNQQKEIRWQRDEHDVLDTTPNLLNLITD
- the LOC132387535 gene encoding NACHT, LRR and PYD domains-containing protein 3-like isoform X6, which encodes MQNWADQCHMEFKPDKCEVVNLDISRMTKSKHSFLLKFVLLMLLVGPVARPPTKPQPVDDEQEVDVTDPGEGAEVHNRELSLVFQTNVGQDSSNETYSHLRETVEAGDVNMDERYKGVSNIVGKTTGGSVSRRMIEDRMLTAPKNELDASERTEWSALAMAESPAMFDVEDRKKKHNRNRRREFASDNFGAGYGKKSDIVHSTSFRKEISGDSKTDKGRTLMLLDREGEASGAKKTAVDRADQIRQILASITDLQLYRVTEKHHEQLETEIKDDVENIHQSLLREGYRRELNLEEIMLTGGNQGLAESRLLLKSILHGSIRECRMFWNKLTTTQVNLQYLITLLKQDVEEEAILQHRYNLRVQSRNMKMPKSGLISDIYTDPLITMTHPDQDDVTAKNNSQGREVAIHELLKRRNSDTEKSNISVVYGAAGSGKTTLIQKIIHDWAMGIIYEEFRFVLHFKVQNLNAIKGRTTLSRLIADTYPYLEDYQDDLWKEPKNLLFIFDDLNHLDRSISFSDDERNSDPRHRCTGPESICFVHDILRCLLQGELLKGCSVLITARIWENEALRHVTADSTFQVLGFTSEKVNEYFSHYLHNRQYMNEVVQLIEKNEILQNMSSNPLFCYVLASQPQREQSTMPIINNTKVLFDYFVLLLRACGYDDKTTLKCLLKVGELAYKGITLNTLSFEAGALSEQNFCPPEFISAFMIQDSDKANRGLYKFADSVVRDFLAALAKILNTPKAQLKGLLDDQFTDTTGRFRKFSLFLVGLSSQTSIDHLKFQLGLVCSEVTSCTSEWFRESVKRRLKNTEQRKVLHILYSLLEFGDNQVLEDVLAPTTTIKLNQLLLTSPDFTVLSRTLIHSELIEELDLSSCLAHPEEIQKLELLLHRCVILRLNHNKLQDSGVKDVFKTLEKTDCKIQTLELKSNHLTDDCLGALFSALRTNRSLTLLNLNNSHQDGQHDNQFTPERLKHHVDNYDNQQKEIRWQRDEHDVLDTTPNLLNLITD
- the LOC132387535 gene encoding NACHT, LRR and PYD domains-containing protein 3-like isoform X7, which encodes MQNWADQCHMEFKPDKCEVVNLDISRMTKSKHSFLLKFVLLMLLVGPVARPPTKPQPVDDEQEVDVTDPGEGAEVHNRELSRSALAMAESPAMFDVEDRKKKHNRNRRREFASDNFGAGYGKKSDIVHSTSFRKEISGDSKTDKGRTLMLLDREGEASGAKKTAVEAQLWQYIGIPISFAIVLAACAWTRRCYERLQHKRHGDNSIERDNLLSNNDEEQHLTAEDRADQIRQILASITDLQLYRVTEKHHEQLETEIKDDVENIHQSLLREGYRRELNLEEIMLTGGNQGLAESRLLLKSILHGSIRECRMFWNKLTTTQVNLQYLITLLKQDVEEEAILQHRYNLRVQSRNMKMPKSGLISDIYTDPLITMTHPDQDDVTAKNNSQGREVAIHELLKRRNSDTEKSNISVVYGAAGSGKTTLIQKIIHDWAMGIIYEEFRFVLHFKVQNLNAIKGRTTLSRLIADTYPYLEDYQDDLWKEPKNLLFIFDDLNHLDRSISFSDDERNSDPRHRCTGPESICFVHDILRCLLQGELLKGCSVLITARIWENEALRHVTADSTFQVLGFTSEKVNEYFSHYLHNRQYMNEVVQLIEKNEILQNMSSNPLFCYVLASQPQREQSTMPIINNTKVLFDYFVLLLRACGYDDKTTLKCLLKVGELAYKGITLNTLSFEAGALSEQNFCPPEFISAFMIQDSDKANRGLYKFADSVVRDFLAALAKILNTPKAQLKGLLDDQFTDTTGRFRKFSLFLVGLSSQTSIDHLKFQLGLVCSEVTSCTSEWFRESVKRRLKNTEQRKVLHILYSLLEFGDNQVLEDVLAPTTTIKLNQLLLTSPDFTVLSRTLIHSELIEELDLSSCLAHPEEIQKLELLLHRCVILRLNHNKLQDSGVKDVFKTLEKTDCKIQTLELKSNHLTDDCLGALFSALRTNRSLTLLNLNNSHQDGQHDNQFTPERLKHHVDNYDNQQKEIRWQRDEHDVLDTTPNLLNLITD